One genomic region from Rosa rugosa chromosome 1, drRosRugo1.1, whole genome shotgun sequence encodes:
- the LOC133713422 gene encoding LOW QUALITY PROTEIN: BTB/POZ domain and ankyrin repeat-containing protein NPR1-like (The sequence of the model RefSeq protein was modified relative to this genomic sequence to represent the inferred CDS: inserted 1 base in 1 codon) — translation MEYTKTCFSDSNEVVSSSISIAHHHSPSSSSPPPDITSLKHLSDNLELIVDSSYFADAKIVVSNGREVPVHRCILAARSSFFKNVFSAKEGSSSIRFELKKLAKEYDVGLDSLLAVLGYLYSGKLKSFTKGVCVCVDDSCAHVACRPVVDFMVEVLYASSTFQISELVTLYQRHLLDILEKIAIDDVLVVLSVANMCGKTCERLVERCIEMIVKSDVDIVTLEKALPQGSVKRITDSRLALGLDSSRSSNAASNFPDKHTKRIHRALDSDDVELVRMLLKEGHTNLDDAHALHYAVAYCDAKTTAELLDLGIADVNCRNLRGYTVLHLAATRKEPKIIVSLLTKGARPSDLTLDGRKALQITKRLTRAADFFNSSERGSXSSNDHLCIEILEQAERRDPVLGEASLSLAMAGDDLRMKLLYLENRVGLARYLFPMEAKIVMDITQLDETSAFPLACLIPNNLAGSQRTTVDLNEAPFKIKEEHLARLRALCRSTEIGKRFFPRCSEVLNKIMDGDEVSQLTYTRNDTPEIRLSKRKRYMEIQEVLSKAFDEDNTGN, via the exons ATGGAATATACGAAAACTTGTTTTTCGGATTCCAACGAGGTTGTTAGCAGTAGCATAAGTATAGCTCACCACCactctccctcttcttcttcacctcctCCTGATATCACATCCCTCAAGCACCTCTCCGATAACCTCGAACTGATAGTTGACTCCTCGTACTTTGCCGACGCCAAAATCGTCGTCAGCAACGGCCGGGAAGTCCCCGTCCACCGCTGCATCCTCGCCGCGAGGAGCTCGTTTTTCAAGAACGTCTTCTCAGCTAAAGAAGGCAGTAGCTCTATTAGGTTTGAATTGAAGAAGTTGGCGAAGGAATACGACGTTGGATTGGACTCACTGTTGGCTGTTTTGGGTTACTTGTACAGCGGCAAGCTCAAGTCTTTCACTAAAGGCGTTTGTGTTTGTGTAGACGACTCTTGTGCTCATGTTGCTTGTCGTCCCGTCGTTGATTTCATGGTGGAGGTTCTCTATGCTTCTTCAACATTTCAAATCTCAGAACTGGTCACTCTTTACCAG AGGCATTTGCTTGATATTCTTGAAAAAATAGCCATAGATGATGTGTTGGTGGTTCTGAGTGTTGCGAATATGTGTGGTAAAACTTGTGAGAGATTGGTGGAGAGATGTATTGAGATGATAGTGAAGTCTGATGTTGATATTGTCACTCTTGAGAAAGCATTGCCTCAAGGATCCGTGAAGCGAATCACGGATTCGAGGTTGGCTCTTGGCCTGGACAGTTCTCGGAGCAGTAATGCTGCGAGTAACTTTCCGGATAAGCACACAAAGAGGATACACAGGGCTTTGGATTCTGATGATGTTGAGTTGGTTCGAATGCTGTTGAAAGAGGGGCATACGAATCTTGACGATGCACATGCACTTCACTATGCTGTGGCATACTGTGATGCAAAGACCACAGCAGAGCTGCTTGATCTTGGAATTGCGGATGTGAATTGCAGGAACCTGAGGGGTTACACTGTGCTGCACCTTGCGGCGACCAGGAAGGAGCCTAAGATCATTGTGTCACTACTTACCAAAGGTGCTCGTCCCTCGGATCTTACATTGGATGGGAGGAAAGCTCTTCAGATCACTAAGCGTCTTACCAGAGCTGCGGATTTTTTCAACTCGAGTGAGAGGGGAA CTTCTTCCAATGACCACTTGTGTATAGAGATATTGGAGCAAGCAGAAAGGAGGGATCCAGTGCTTGGAGAAGCTTCTCTTTCGCTTGCAATGGCTGGCGATGATCTGCGTATGAAACTCTTGTACCTTGAGAACAGAG TTGGACTGGCAAGGTACCTGTTCCCCATGGAAGCAAAGATTGTAATGGATATTACTCAACTTGATGAAACTTCAGCGTTTCCATTAGCCTGCCTGATCCCGAATAATCTTGCCGGTTCCCAGAGAACAACTGTGGACTTGAACGAGGCACCCTTCAAGATTAAGGAAGAACACCTTGCCAGACTAAGAGCACTGTGCCGATCTA CGGAAATTGGGAAACGGTTCTTTCCTCGTTGTTCAGAAGTACTGAACAAGATCATGGATGGTGATGAAGTGTCACAGCTTACATACACACGGAATGACACTCCAGAAATAAGGCTCTCAAAGAGAAAAAGGTACATGGAAATCCAAGAAGTACTAAGTAAGGCTTTTGATGAAGATAACACAGGAAATTGA